The following are encoded together in the Triticum dicoccoides isolate Atlit2015 ecotype Zavitan chromosome 6B, WEW_v2.0, whole genome shotgun sequence genome:
- the LOC119324555 gene encoding expansin-B2-like — MAGVSTNAIALVLVALLSVLFTSVCSAANYDTSAARSYNSGWLPAKATWYGAPTGAGPMDNGGACGFKNVNQYPFSSMTSCGNEPLFDGGAGCGSCYEIRCVAANNPSCSSQPRRVVITDMNYYPVARYHFDLSGTAFGAMAKNGLNDKLRHAGIIDMQFRRVRCNFQGMKVTFHVQRGSNPNYLAVLVEYANVDGTVVRMELMQTRNGRPTGSWEPMRRSWGSIWRMDTSRPLQGPFSMRITSDSGKTLVANNVIPAYWRPDKAYWSNVQFY; from the exons ATGGCCGGCGTCTCCACCAACGCCATTGCCCTTGTGCTTGTGGCACTCCTCTCCGTGCTCTTCACGTCCGTCTGTTCTGCGGCCAACTACGACACCTCCGCCGCCAGATCCTACAACTCCGGCTGGCTCCCCGCCAAGGCCACCTGGTACGGAGCGCCCACCGGCGCCGGCCCCATGGACAACG GCGGTGCTTGCGGCTTCAAGAACGTGAACCAGTACCCCTTCTCCTCCATGACGTCCTGCGGCAACGAGCCTCTCTTCGACGGCGGCGCAGGCTGCGGCAGCTGCTACGAG ATCCGATGCGTCGCCGCCAACAACCCTTCCTGCTCCAGCCAGCCGAGGAGGGTTGTCATCACCGACATGAACTACTACCCCGTGGCCAGGTACCACTTCGACCTCAGCGGCACAGCATTCGGGGCCATGGCCAAGAACGGCCTCAACGACAAGCTCCGCCACGCCGGCATCATCGACATGCAGTTCAGGAGGGTGCGCTGCAACTTCCAGGGCATGAAGGTCACCTTCCACGTCCAGCGTGGCTCCAACCCCAACTACCTCGCGGTGCTCGTGGAGTACGCCAACGTGGACGGGACCGTGGTGCGGATGGAGCTCATGCAGACCAGGAACGGCCGCCCCACTGGGTCCTGGGAGCCGATGCGCCGCTCCTGGGGATCCATCTGGCGGATGGATACCAGCCGCCCGCTGCAAGGGCCCTTCTCCATGCGCATCACCAGTGACTCCGGGAAGACGCTGGTGGCCAACAATGTCATCCCGGCCTACTGGCGGCCGGACAAAGCCTACTGGTCCAACGTTCAGTTCTACTGA